A single window of Paenibacillus sp. FSL H8-0537 DNA harbors:
- a CDS encoding ABC transporter substrate-binding protein has translation MPFHIYQTYDKYVAFNTYVQKDSLSEKDAIALFKAGKAASFEGTINDIPSVRQELQKAVPSSDVEPFVYLSCAADKKAGCIPTDYKAWNDLVIPITAQDPDRTMKFIDWIFASQENHDLFELGIEGTHWKADGEKQYSLTDGSTNYIFPKYELTWNPILSRVGSDNDALTLDYLNYQGSNDSYFRIPLSGFTFNSDSVKTEIAKVQPKFDQAVQIFRHGLDPNWKQSAEKLNKELCALGLDTIREELKKHMQAYLDNGGI, from the coding sequence ATGCCATTTCATATTTATCAGACCTATGACAAGTATGTTGCATTCAATACCTATGTCCAGAAGGATTCACTTAGCGAGAAGGATGCAATCGCGCTGTTCAAGGCGGGAAAAGCAGCGTCGTTTGAAGGCACAATTAATGATATTCCAAGTGTCAGACAGGAGCTGCAGAAGGCGGTTCCTAGTTCAGACGTTGAGCCTTTCGTTTACTTATCCTGCGCAGCAGACAAAAAGGCGGGCTGCATTCCTACGGATTATAAAGCATGGAACGATCTGGTCATTCCCATTACGGCACAGGACCCAGACCGCACGATGAAATTTATCGACTGGATTTTTGCCAGCCAAGAAAATCATGATCTGTTCGAGCTTGGCATCGAGGGAACCCACTGGAAAGCGGACGGCGAGAAGCAATACAGCCTGACAGATGGATCAACGAATTACATCTTCCCTAAATATGAATTGACTTGGAATCCGATTTTGTCCCGCGTTGGCTCAGATAATGATGCGCTTACGCTCGACTACTTGAACTATCAAGGCAGCAATGACAGCTATTTCCGTATCCCGCTCTCGGGCTTTACCTTCAATTCCGATTCGGTCAAAACAGAAATTGCCAAGGTGCAGCCGAAGTTTGACCAAGCGGTGCAAATTTTCAGGCATGGGCTCGACCCTAACTGGAAGCAATCCGCCGAGAAATTGAACAAGGAGCTTTGCGCACTCGGACTGGACACTATCCGTGAAGAGCTCAAGAAGCATATGCAGGCATATCTCGACAATGGCGGCATCTAA
- the uxaC gene encoding glucuronate isomerase, translating to MAKFLDDNFLLANETARDLYHNYAKDMPIIDYHCHLSPQQIYDNISFSNLTEAWLYGDHYKWRAMRANGIEEKYVTGGEGVSDYDRFLAFARTVPQAIGNPLYHWSHLELQRFFGVDEIINERNAPVIWEKVNAKLAGEGFKARDLIVNSKVEVVCTTDDPADSLEYHLKIKELQDFPVAVLPSFRPDKALEINRAGFLEWIAKLAQAAGQKLDSYEALLAALEARVSFFHEVGCRVSDHALDYVPYGETTKDEAAEIFASALAGNRVSLEDEKKYKTYTLVFLGKLYAKHDWAMQLHINAARSNNTAMFNRLGPDTGYDSIGDSPLAYPLVKLLDELAKDEALPRTILYSLNAMDNEVLGSIIGSFQGDGIPGKIQLGSAWWFNDTRDGMVVQMKALANFGLLSRFVGMLTDSRSFLSYTRHEYFRRILCNLLGEWVENGEVPDDRELLGDIVRNISYYNAKSYFKF from the coding sequence TTGGCTAAGTTTCTGGACGACAATTTTTTGCTGGCAAATGAAACGGCACGGGATTTGTACCATAATTATGCAAAGGACATGCCGATTATCGATTATCATTGCCATTTGAGCCCGCAGCAAATTTACGACAACATCAGCTTCTCGAATTTGACGGAGGCCTGGCTGTATGGGGATCATTACAAATGGCGGGCGATGCGTGCGAACGGCATTGAAGAAAAATATGTAACGGGTGGCGAAGGCGTCAGTGATTATGACCGCTTCCTGGCTTTTGCAAGGACGGTTCCGCAGGCGATTGGCAATCCGCTTTACCATTGGTCGCATTTGGAACTGCAGCGCTTCTTCGGCGTTGATGAGATTATTAATGAACGCAACGCTCCGGTTATTTGGGAAAAAGTAAATGCGAAGCTGGCGGGCGAGGGCTTCAAAGCGCGCGATCTTATCGTGAATTCCAAGGTTGAGGTCGTCTGCACGACGGATGATCCTGCGGATTCGCTGGAGTATCATTTGAAAATTAAAGAGCTGCAAGACTTTCCGGTTGCGGTGCTGCCTTCATTCCGTCCAGATAAAGCGCTGGAAATTAATCGGGCTGGATTCCTTGAATGGATCGCGAAGCTTGCGCAGGCCGCAGGCCAAAAGCTGGATAGCTATGAGGCGCTGTTAGCTGCGCTGGAAGCAAGAGTTTCCTTTTTCCACGAGGTGGGCTGCCGCGTTTCGGATCATGCCCTTGATTATGTGCCTTACGGAGAGACGACGAAGGATGAGGCAGCGGAGATTTTCGCTAGCGCACTTGCTGGAAACCGCGTAAGCCTTGAGGATGAGAAAAAATACAAAACGTATACGCTCGTCTTCCTCGGAAAGCTGTATGCGAAGCATGACTGGGCGATGCAATTGCATATTAATGCAGCGCGCAGCAACAATACGGCGATGTTTAATCGCCTTGGACCGGACACGGGCTATGATTCCATCGGTGACAGCCCGCTTGCGTATCCGCTCGTTAAGCTGCTTGATGAGCTGGCGAAGGATGAGGCGCTGCCGCGCACGATTTTATATTCGCTTAATGCAATGGACAATGAAGTGCTTGGCTCGATTATAGGCAGCTTCCAAGGCGACGGCATCCCGGGCAAAATCCAGCTGGGCTCCGCTTGGTGGTTCAATGATACGCGGGACGGCATGGTCGTGCAAATGAAGGCGCTTGCGAACTTTGGTCTGCTGAGCCGTTTTGTAGGCATGCTGACGGATTCGCGCAGCTTCCTGTCATATACGCGGCATGAGTATTTCCGCCGGATTTTGTGCAATTTGCTCGGCGAGTGGGTGGAGAACGGCGAGGTGCCGGATGACCGCGAGCTGCTGGGCGATATTGTCCGCAACATCAGCTACTACAATGCGAAAAGCTATTTTAAATTTTAA
- a CDS encoding Gfo/Idh/MocA family oxidoreductase — MTQKKKYVLVGTGGRAEFFYAAIATDFRDTSELLAFCDTNQTRLDHANKRLTDKYDYHAVNTYKAEQFDEMIAKEKPDSVIVTSVDRTHHTYIIRAMELGCDVITEKPMTVDEKKCQEILDAVERTGKNVRVTFNYRYAPHHTKARELIETGTIGKVNSVHFEWLLNTQHGADYFRRWHRNKNNSGGLLVHKSTHHFDLVNFWIGSQPDTVFAFGDLLFYGKENAEERGETKFYDRATGHPNATEDPFALHMDSNENLKAMYLDAEHEDGYRRDQSVFSDGINIEDTMGVMVRYKNNAILTYSLNAYLPWEGYRIAFNGTKGRIEMEIVEQSYVNSGGEKSQEGALKGKRIIVYPMFGAPYNVEVEEGIGGHGGGDPVLLNDIFGTPVEDKFNRAANHVDGARSILTGIAANKSIQTGMAVKVDELVKFRRD, encoded by the coding sequence ATGACACAAAAGAAAAAGTACGTATTGGTAGGAACGGGAGGAAGAGCTGAGTTTTTCTACGCTGCAATTGCAACCGATTTCAGAGATACGTCGGAGCTGCTTGCATTTTGTGATACGAACCAAACGAGACTTGACCACGCCAATAAGCGTTTAACCGATAAATATGATTATCATGCTGTAAACACATATAAGGCGGAGCAGTTCGACGAAATGATTGCGAAGGAAAAGCCGGATTCCGTCATCGTAACGAGCGTTGACCGTACGCATCATACGTACATCATTCGCGCTATGGAGCTGGGCTGCGACGTCATTACTGAGAAGCCGATGACCGTGGACGAGAAGAAGTGCCAGGAAATTCTTGATGCCGTAGAACGTACAGGGAAAAATGTTCGTGTAACATTCAACTATCGCTATGCGCCGCATCATACGAAGGCGAGAGAGCTGATTGAGACAGGCACGATCGGCAAAGTCAATTCGGTGCATTTTGAATGGCTGCTCAATACGCAGCATGGCGCGGATTACTTCCGTCGTTGGCACCGCAATAAAAATAACAGCGGCGGCCTGCTCGTCCATAAATCGACGCATCACTTCGATTTGGTCAACTTCTGGATCGGCTCGCAGCCGGATACCGTCTTTGCCTTCGGCGACCTGCTGTTCTATGGTAAGGAAAATGCCGAAGAGCGCGGCGAAACGAAGTTTTACGATCGTGCGACGGGCCATCCGAATGCGACGGAAGATCCATTTGCGCTGCATATGGACAGCAATGAGAACCTTAAGGCGATGTATTTGGATGCCGAGCATGAAGACGGCTATCGCCGTGACCAAAGCGTATTCAGCGACGGCATTAATATCGAAGATACGATGGGCGTAATGGTTCGCTACAAAAACAATGCGATTCTGACTTATTCGCTTAATGCTTATCTGCCATGGGAAGGCTACCGCATTGCGTTCAACGGCACGAAGGGCCGGATCGAGATGGAAATTGTCGAGCAATCCTATGTTAATTCCGGCGGTGAAAAATCGCAAGAGGGCGCGCTGAAAGGCAAGCGCATCATCGTGTACCCAATGTTTGGCGCTCCTTACAATGTGGAAGTAGAAGAAGGAATTGGCGGCCACGGTGGCGGCGATCCGGTACTGCTTAACGATATTTTTGGCACACCTGTAGAGGATAAGTTCAACCGCGCGGCGAATCATGTAGACGGTGCCCGTTCGATTTTGACAGGAATCGCTGCCAATAAATCGATTCAGACGGGAATGGCTGTAAAGGTGGATGAATTAGTTAAATTCAGGAGGGACTAA
- a CDS encoding antibiotic biosynthesis monooxygenase yields MILEVAILQVKAGLADSFEASFKEASHIISSMKGYVHHELQRCLEGQNKYLLLVKWETLEDHTEGFRGSAEYEEWKRLLHHYYDPFPVVEHYTSIEL; encoded by the coding sequence ATGATTTTGGAGGTTGCTATTTTACAGGTTAAGGCGGGACTCGCAGATTCGTTCGAGGCCAGCTTCAAGGAAGCTTCACACATTATTTCCAGCATGAAAGGCTACGTGCATCATGAGCTGCAGCGCTGCCTGGAAGGGCAAAATAAATACCTGTTACTCGTGAAATGGGAGACGCTGGAGGATCATACCGAGGGCTTCCGCGGTTCCGCGGAATATGAGGAGTGGAAGCGGCTGCTGCATCATTATTATGATCCGTTTCCGGTCGTGGAGCATTACACGAGCATCGAGC
- a CDS encoding glycerophosphodiester phosphodiesterase family protein, which yields MNKQQAGEAGENKKQAKRPLIIGHRGAAGEAPENTLASFQLAADQGCDMVELDIHLSADDKLVVCHDATLDRTTTQTGLIRSMNYEAISKADAGSKFAEAFRGQRAPLLEEVYALLPKPIEINVEAKDSYNGALDEALDVFLQQPGRMERTVVSSFDHKLLARLKARMPELRIGLLYGAALIAPAAYAGLMGCEVFSLHPHYSGIDAEDTAEAAKAKIAVYPYTVNEEQDFLSLIDRQVDGIITDFPGRLKQLLDKQGGN from the coding sequence ATGAATAAGCAGCAAGCAGGAGAAGCTGGAGAGAACAAAAAACAGGCGAAGCGCCCGCTTATTATCGGGCATCGGGGAGCAGCGGGCGAAGCTCCGGAAAATACGCTCGCTTCCTTCCAATTAGCTGCCGATCAAGGCTGTGATATGGTCGAGCTGGACATTCATCTTTCAGCCGATGATAAGCTGGTCGTTTGCCATGATGCGACGCTGGACCGGACGACGACGCAGACCGGCCTGATTCGGAGCATGAATTATGAGGCGATTAGCAAGGCGGATGCGGGCAGCAAATTTGCCGAAGCGTTTCGCGGACAACGAGCGCCGCTGCTGGAGGAGGTTTATGCGCTGCTTCCCAAGCCTATTGAAATTAATGTGGAAGCGAAGGACTCCTATAATGGCGCGTTGGATGAAGCGCTGGACGTTTTTTTGCAGCAGCCCGGACGTATGGAGCGCACGGTTGTTTCCTCCTTCGATCATAAGCTGCTGGCACGGCTGAAGGCACGGATGCCGGAGCTGCGGATCGGTCTGCTTTATGGGGCGGCATTAATTGCGCCAGCGGCTTATGCCGGGCTGATGGGCTGCGAAGTATTTTCGCTGCATCCGCATTACAGCGGCATTGACGCCGAGGATACGGCAGAAGCGGCTAAGGCGAAAATCGCGGTTTATCCTTATACCGTCAATGAAGAGCAAGATTTTCTATCCTTGATAGATAGGCAGGTTGACGGCATTATTACGGATTTTCCCGGTCGATTAAAGCAGCTGCTTGATAAGCAAGGTGGAAATTAG
- a CDS encoding acetylornithine/succinylornithine family transaminase → MLNSKNKDTAALLAAAKKSVLFTANRPEVVMERGDGMYLWDTEGKKYLDFSSGWAVTSLGHSPKVLQEAIAKQAGQLVHASPAFFNKPMVEFAELLTSVSGFDKAYFTSSGAEANETAIKLARKHGALNLNGAYEIITLTNSFHGRTLAMMSATGKAHWESLYAPKVPGFKHVPINDFDACFAAISDRTCAIMLELVQGEGGVHSVDAPYLQALRKACDVYGILLIFDEVQTGIGRTGKLFAHEHYGIKPDVMTLAKGIGGGFPLSATLTMKQYDIFEPGDQGGTYTGGPLAMAAGQAVVEEIIRLDLSTNAKLMGDLMSEKLVELSHEYAITDIRGKGLLLAFTVAEGIAPQLAACCMEDGLIINALNASTVRITPALTVTEAETDDMFKLLERGMSKLGLKMAQKETANA, encoded by the coding sequence ATGCTTAATTCGAAAAACAAGGATACAGCTGCCTTGCTGGCAGCGGCCAAAAAATCAGTACTGTTCACGGCGAACAGACCCGAGGTCGTTATGGAGCGCGGGGATGGCATGTACTTATGGGATACGGAGGGTAAAAAATACCTCGATTTCAGCAGCGGCTGGGCGGTCACCAGCTTGGGGCATTCGCCCAAAGTTCTGCAGGAGGCGATTGCCAAGCAAGCGGGACAGCTCGTGCATGCAAGCCCTGCTTTCTTTAATAAACCAATGGTTGAGTTCGCGGAGCTGCTGACAAGCGTGTCCGGCTTTGATAAAGCCTATTTCACCAGCAGCGGCGCCGAAGCGAACGAAACCGCGATTAAACTCGCCCGCAAGCATGGCGCCCTAAATTTGAATGGTGCTTATGAAATCATTACACTGACGAACAGCTTTCACGGGAGAACGCTCGCCATGATGTCCGCAACGGGCAAAGCGCATTGGGAAAGCCTTTATGCCCCTAAGGTTCCAGGCTTCAAGCATGTACCCATCAATGATTTTGATGCGTGCTTCGCTGCGATTAGCGACCGTACCTGTGCCATTATGCTGGAGCTCGTCCAAGGGGAAGGCGGCGTCCATTCGGTAGATGCCCCTTACTTGCAGGCGCTGCGCAAGGCATGCGATGTTTATGGCATTTTGCTTATTTTCGATGAGGTTCAGACCGGTATTGGCCGGACAGGAAAACTTTTTGCCCACGAGCACTATGGCATTAAACCAGACGTCATGACGCTGGCGAAAGGAATTGGCGGCGGATTTCCGTTATCCGCGACGCTAACGATGAAGCAATACGATATTTTCGAGCCTGGTGATCAAGGAGGAACGTATACGGGTGGACCTCTTGCGATGGCAGCAGGCCAGGCGGTCGTAGAGGAGATTATTCGTCTGGATTTGTCCACCAATGCAAAGCTGATGGGTGATTTGATGTCGGAGAAGCTGGTCGAGCTATCTCATGAGTATGCAATCACCGATATTCGCGGCAAAGGCCTGCTGCTCGCCTTCACCGTCGCAGAAGGCATAGCGCCACAGCTTGCAGCATGCTGCATGGAGGATGGATTGATCATCAATGCGCTTAATGCTTCCACGGTTCGGATTACACCAGCACTCACGGTAACCGAAGCAGAAACGGACGACATGTTCAAGCTGCTGGAGCGCGGAATGAGCAAGCTTGGATTAAAAATGGCGCAGAAAGAAACGGCTAACGCCTAG
- a CDS encoding AraC family transcriptional regulator: protein MIEKTPASFHYGSLANLYIEYVKRSEPFTMPNDHFHDYYEIYYLLSGKRIYFVHDRSYPVEQGDLIFISRQVVHKTLYAGEASHERVIIHFDHHFPESFAPELRELILSPFEQHIHVLRLPRQEQLVMEQLIRRLLEEIQQRPPGYELYPPIAITELLLHAARYLQKHEFVPLSHATPMHAKITEIVRYINHHFSEEIRLSSIAEQFYISSYYLSRIFKEITGFSFSTYLTITRIKEAQRLLRETDQSITEIAAATGFDNFSHFGKTFKKITRLSPRDYRKHL, encoded by the coding sequence ATGATTGAAAAAACACCAGCTTCCTTTCATTATGGAAGCTTAGCGAATTTATATATTGAATATGTGAAGCGCTCCGAGCCGTTCACGATGCCAAATGATCATTTTCATGACTATTATGAAATTTATTATTTGCTCAGCGGAAAGCGGATTTATTTCGTCCATGACCGTTCTTATCCGGTGGAGCAGGGCGATCTGATCTTCATCTCCCGCCAAGTCGTTCATAAAACGCTGTACGCTGGCGAAGCCTCGCATGAACGGGTCATTATCCACTTCGATCACCATTTTCCTGAATCGTTTGCTCCCGAGCTTCGCGAGCTGATCTTGTCGCCGTTTGAGCAGCATATTCATGTGCTGCGGCTGCCACGTCAGGAGCAGCTTGTCATGGAGCAGCTCATTCGCAGACTGCTGGAGGAAATTCAACAGCGCCCTCCCGGCTATGAGCTGTATCCGCCAATCGCAATTACCGAGCTGCTGCTGCATGCGGCCCGTTATTTGCAAAAGCACGAATTCGTCCCGCTTTCCCATGCTACACCGATGCATGCGAAAATTACCGAAATCGTGCGTTACATTAACCACCACTTCAGCGAAGAAATTAGGCTGAGCTCCATAGCCGAGCAGTTTTATATCAGCTCGTATTATTTAAGCCGCATCTTTAAGGAAATTACCGGCTTCTCCTTCTCCACCTACTTGACCATTACCCGCATCAAGGAAGCCCAGCGCCTGCTGCGCGAAACCGATCAGTCGATCACGGAAATTGCCGCCGCCACCGGCTTCGACAACTTCTCCCACTTCGGCAAAACGTTCAAAAAAATAACGCGTCTCTCGCCGCGGGATTATCGCAAGCATTTGTAG